A genomic stretch from Microbacterium proteolyticum includes:
- a CDS encoding NADPH-dependent FMN reductase, producing the protein MTDYTIGYIVGSISSTSINRRLAKALEKVAPEGVTLKEIPIKDLPFYSPDLDGNFPQVATDFKKAIEDADGVFIVTPEYSRSIPGVLKNALDWSARPYGEASFNDKPTAVIGTSQGGIATAAGQQHLRSVLLHYNALVLGQPEGYIQSTPGLFEEDGTVTDEGTAAFLRSIIEALVTLISRTAPAEVPAA; encoded by the coding sequence GTGACCGACTACACGATCGGCTACATCGTCGGCAGCATCTCCAGCACCTCGATCAACCGTCGCCTCGCGAAGGCGCTCGAGAAGGTCGCCCCCGAGGGTGTCACCCTGAAGGAGATCCCGATCAAGGACCTTCCCTTCTACTCGCCGGACCTCGACGGGAACTTCCCGCAGGTCGCCACCGACTTCAAGAAGGCGATCGAGGATGCCGACGGCGTCTTCATCGTGACCCCCGAGTACAGCCGCTCCATCCCGGGCGTCCTGAAGAACGCGCTCGACTGGTCGGCCCGCCCCTACGGCGAGGCGTCGTTCAATGACAAGCCCACCGCCGTCATCGGCACCTCGCAGGGCGGCATCGCCACCGCCGCCGGACAGCAGCACCTGCGGTCGGTTCTGCTGCACTACAACGCTCTCGTCCTCGGCCAGCCCGAGGGCTACATCCAGTCGACGCCCGGCCTGTTCGAGGAGGACGGCACGGTGACCGATGAGGGCACCGCCGCGTTCCTGCGCTCGATCATCGAGGCGCTCGTGACGCTCATCTCGCGCACCGCGCCGGCCGAGGTCCCCGCGGCCTGA
- a CDS encoding sensor histidine kinase: MPRLTRSQQRGDIVLAVVLLLGGMLSAVLSSVSGLYGDEQGSLAVALVYVAVLAVPIAFRRRWPSVTAVIVSVAYFLAVTFRIPELYVGNIAMFIALYTVGAWEQNRRRATIVRVAIIVGMFAWLFVVMFQDATQPIDPAVEGAFSRAGAFSPFVAYQLLMIGVNALFFGGAYYFGNRSYQQMRERAALEERTAELEAEREVTAAQAVALDRVRIARELHDVVAHHVSLMGVQAGVARALLATEPDRAREVLSGVEGSARTSLHELRQLLETLRAPGGETDPDTAPTTHGLTSISALVDEATAAGLPTTLSVIGEPAHDPAPLVQVNLYRIAQEALTNARRHAGPHATADVRLRFDADAVELEVTNTGRSGRVTPGLGQLGMRERAAVSGGSIEMGPRSRGGYLVRVRVPLVGAEAVRA, from the coding sequence ATGCCACGCCTCACCCGCTCCCAGCAGCGCGGCGACATCGTGCTCGCGGTCGTGCTGCTTCTCGGCGGGATGCTGAGCGCCGTGCTGTCGTCGGTCTCGGGCCTCTACGGCGATGAGCAGGGCTCCCTCGCCGTCGCCCTGGTCTACGTCGCCGTCCTGGCCGTCCCCATCGCGTTCCGCCGCCGCTGGCCGTCGGTGACGGCGGTGATCGTGTCGGTGGCGTACTTCCTCGCGGTGACGTTCCGCATCCCCGAGCTCTACGTCGGCAACATCGCGATGTTCATCGCGCTGTACACGGTGGGCGCGTGGGAACAGAACCGGCGTCGGGCCACCATCGTGCGGGTCGCGATCATCGTCGGGATGTTCGCGTGGCTGTTCGTGGTGATGTTCCAAGACGCCACGCAGCCGATCGACCCGGCCGTCGAGGGCGCCTTCTCGCGTGCGGGCGCCTTCTCGCCTTTCGTGGCGTACCAGTTGCTCATGATCGGCGTGAACGCGCTGTTCTTCGGCGGCGCGTACTACTTCGGCAACCGCTCCTACCAGCAGATGCGCGAGCGTGCCGCACTCGAGGAGCGCACCGCCGAGCTCGAAGCGGAGCGCGAGGTCACCGCGGCACAGGCCGTGGCGCTCGACCGGGTGCGGATCGCGCGGGAGCTGCACGATGTCGTCGCTCACCACGTCTCGCTCATGGGGGTGCAGGCGGGCGTCGCCCGCGCCCTCCTCGCGACCGAACCCGACAGGGCACGAGAGGTGCTGTCGGGCGTCGAGGGCTCCGCCCGCACGTCGTTGCACGAGCTGCGCCAACTCCTCGAGACCCTGCGCGCACCGGGCGGCGAGACCGACCCCGACACCGCTCCGACCACGCACGGGCTCACCTCGATCTCCGCGCTCGTCGACGAGGCCACGGCGGCGGGGCTGCCCACCACGCTGTCCGTCATCGGCGAACCGGCGCACGATCCCGCCCCGCTCGTGCAGGTGAACCTCTACCGCATCGCCCAGGAGGCCCTGACGAACGCGCGGCGTCACGCCGGTCCGCACGCCACCGCCGACGTGCGCCTGCGATTCGACGCGGATGCCGTCGAACTCGAGGTCACGAACACCGGCCGCTCGGGTCGGGTGACACCCGGGCTGGGTCAGCTGGGCATGCGCGAGCGCGCGGCCGTGTCCGGCGGATCGATCGAGATGGGGCCCCGCTCGCGCGGCGGATACCTCGTGCGCGTGCGGGTGCCCCTCGTGGGTGCGGAGGCCGTTCGTGCGTGA
- a CDS encoding YciI family protein gives MKYMLIMRGTDEAYAAYKQIPFKQIINDMGAYNESMMTAGVLVAGEGLSEDLSTAFVVEFGGETPVVTDGPYGETHELFNGFWIIEVSSRDEAVEWARRAPLIAGNKLEVRRVTDETDFAAFADNEYIQKEEGWREEQASR, from the coding sequence ATGAAGTACATGCTGATCATGCGCGGCACCGACGAGGCGTACGCGGCGTACAAGCAGATCCCCTTCAAACAGATCATCAACGACATGGGCGCGTACAACGAGTCGATGATGACCGCGGGCGTGCTGGTGGCCGGCGAGGGACTGTCGGAAGACCTGAGCACCGCGTTCGTGGTGGAGTTCGGCGGCGAGACGCCCGTCGTCACCGACGGCCCCTACGGTGAGACGCACGAGCTGTTCAACGGCTTCTGGATCATCGAGGTCTCCTCGCGCGACGAGGCCGTCGAGTGGGCCCGGCGCGCGCCGCTCATCGCCGGCAACAAACTCGAGGTGCGCCGCGTGACCGACGAGACCGATTTCGCGGCCTTCGCCGACAACGAGTACATCCAGAAGGAGGAGGGCTGGCGCGAGGAGCAGGCCTCGCGATGA
- a CDS encoding glucose-6-phosphate dehydrogenase: protein MAADTTLIILGASGDLTSRLLLPALGQLLTREPGRTVRLHGAGMEDWTDEHWREVVQKSFQTTDAEAAFAAVSETTYSKADITKPADLQKLLDDAEGRPALYFAVPPAVAEKSCLALSDVTIPAGTVLALEKPFGTDEASAHRLNQQLAKLVPEDQVFRIDHFLGRSTVLNLLGARFANRLLESVWSADDIASVEIDYPEPLGLEGRAGYYDGAGALVDMIQSHLLQVMAFVTMEPPASLTQLDLRDATSAVLRATHVRDDDPVRNSRRARYTAGDVGERHFPSYVDEPGVDPSRGTETLAEMTVEVRNTRWQGVPITLRSGKALSSGHRAVTVTFQPVRHLPGGFSGESEPTELVFSLGPDTMSLGLNVNGADDPLELERVTLAADLGEGSLKAYGEVLSGILDGDAMLAVRGDAAEQCWRIVQPVIDAWRKNEVPLDEYPAGSAGPASWSA, encoded by the coding sequence ATGGCCGCGGACACGACCCTCATCATCCTGGGCGCCTCGGGCGACCTCACCTCGCGACTGCTCCTCCCGGCTCTGGGCCAGCTGCTGACCCGTGAGCCCGGTCGCACCGTGCGCCTGCACGGCGCGGGCATGGAGGACTGGACCGACGAGCACTGGCGCGAGGTGGTGCAGAAGTCGTTCCAGACGACGGATGCCGAAGCCGCCTTCGCCGCGGTGTCGGAGACCACCTATTCGAAAGCCGACATCACGAAGCCGGCCGACCTGCAGAAGCTCCTCGACGACGCCGAGGGGCGGCCGGCGCTGTACTTCGCCGTTCCCCCGGCCGTCGCCGAGAAGTCCTGTCTGGCGCTCAGCGACGTCACCATCCCCGCCGGCACCGTCCTCGCCCTCGAGAAGCCGTTCGGCACCGACGAGGCCAGCGCCCACCGCCTCAACCAGCAGCTGGCGAAGCTCGTGCCCGAAGACCAGGTGTTCCGGATCGACCACTTCCTGGGGCGCTCCACCGTGCTGAACCTCCTCGGCGCGCGCTTCGCCAACCGCCTCCTCGAGAGCGTCTGGTCGGCCGACGACATCGCCTCGGTCGAGATCGACTATCCCGAACCGCTCGGCCTCGAGGGCCGGGCCGGCTATTACGACGGCGCCGGTGCTCTCGTCGACATGATCCAGAGCCACTTGCTGCAGGTGATGGCCTTCGTGACCATGGAGCCCCCGGCATCCCTCACCCAGCTCGATCTGCGCGACGCCACGTCGGCGGTGCTGCGCGCCACGCACGTGCGCGACGACGATCCGGTGCGCAATTCTCGCCGCGCCCGCTACACCGCGGGCGACGTCGGCGAGCGCCACTTCCCCTCGTACGTCGACGAACCCGGCGTCGACCCCTCGCGCGGCACCGAGACGCTCGCCGAGATGACGGTGGAGGTGCGCAACACGCGCTGGCAGGGTGTGCCGATCACGCTGCGTTCCGGCAAGGCGCTGAGCTCCGGCCACCGCGCGGTCACGGTGACGTTCCAGCCGGTGCGCCATCTCCCCGGTGGTTTCAGCGGCGAGAGCGAGCCGACCGAGTTGGTGTTCTCGCTCGGCCCCGACACGATGAGCCTCGGCCTGAACGTCAACGGCGCCGACGACCCCCTCGAACTCGAACGCGTGACCCTCGCCGCCGACCTTGGTGAGGGCTCGCTCAAGGCGTACGGCGAAGTGCTGTCCGGCATCCTGGACGGCGACGCCATGCTCGCCGTGCGCGGGGATGCCGCCGAGCAGTGCTGGCGGATCGTGCAGCCGGTCATCGACGCGTGGCGCAAGAACGAGGTGCCGCTCGACGAGTACCCGGCGGGAAGTGCCGGGCCGGCGTCCTGGAGCGCATGA
- a CDS encoding VOC family protein, with translation MFHADGAYSGLAVDDVDAAHRFYADTLGLTVEVLEGSGFLTLHLGSGGRVLIYGKPHHEPASFTVLNFPVADIEAAVDDLRSRGVDTKIYDDADFPTDSRGIMREGGPLIAWFRDPAGNVLAVIEE, from the coding sequence ATGTTCCATGCCGACGGCGCGTACTCGGGTCTGGCGGTCGACGACGTCGACGCCGCCCACCGCTTCTACGCCGACACCCTCGGACTCACGGTCGAGGTTCTCGAGGGCTCGGGCTTCCTCACCCTGCACCTGGGTTCGGGCGGCCGCGTGCTGATCTACGGCAAGCCCCATCACGAGCCCGCCTCGTTCACGGTGCTGAACTTCCCCGTCGCCGACATCGAGGCGGCCGTCGACGACCTGCGCTCCCGGGGTGTCGACACCAAGATCTACGACGACGCGGACTTCCCGACCGACTCGCGGGGCATCATGCGCGAGGGTGGTCCGCTCATCGCCTGGTTCCGCGATCCCGCGGGAAACGTGCTCGCCGTCATCGAGGAGTGA
- a CDS encoding ABC transporter permease produces MSTATPAPRRAPGELQSIWLVAEREIGSKLRSKAFVISTAILIIAALATVIWGGFTASNASGSGIPVAVTSQTQSAVSGLDGVEVTVADGDDAARALVEDGTVDAALVSGSSDAAFDYTVVVKDDVPSTLLQMLSETPPVQMLDPGAGAADALRYLIALGFGLVFLIAASTFGGTIAQSVVEEKQTRVVEILISAIPVRVLLAGKVLGNTILAMAQIVLLAAVAVVGLAVTDQTGVLDALGAPIAWFAIFFLFGFVLLAALFAAAAAMVSRQEDIGSTTTPITMLIMAPYFLVIFFNDNPVVLTIMSYVPFSAPVGMPLRMYIGDARWWEPVLSLLVLLAACVLAIGLAARIYRNSLLRMGARVKLAEALRG; encoded by the coding sequence GTGAGCACCGCCACTCCCGCCCCCCGCCGCGCGCCCGGCGAACTGCAGAGCATCTGGCTCGTCGCCGAGCGCGAGATCGGATCGAAGCTGCGCAGCAAAGCGTTCGTCATCTCCACCGCGATCCTCATCATCGCGGCCCTGGCCACGGTGATCTGGGGCGGCTTCACCGCGAGCAACGCCTCGGGCAGCGGCATCCCCGTCGCGGTCACCTCCCAGACGCAGAGCGCGGTGTCGGGCCTCGACGGCGTCGAGGTGACCGTCGCCGACGGTGATGACGCTGCGCGCGCCCTCGTCGAGGACGGGACGGTGGATGCCGCCCTGGTCTCGGGCTCATCGGATGCCGCCTTCGACTACACCGTCGTCGTGAAGGACGACGTGCCGTCGACCCTGCTCCAGATGCTCAGCGAGACGCCGCCGGTGCAGATGCTCGACCCCGGTGCGGGTGCGGCCGACGCCTTGCGCTACCTCATCGCGCTGGGCTTCGGTCTGGTGTTCCTCATCGCGGCCTCGACCTTCGGTGGAACGATCGCGCAGAGCGTCGTGGAGGAGAAGCAGACGCGTGTGGTCGAGATCCTCATCTCGGCGATCCCCGTGCGGGTGCTGCTGGCCGGCAAGGTGCTCGGCAACACGATCCTGGCGATGGCGCAGATCGTGCTGCTCGCCGCGGTGGCCGTGGTGGGACTCGCGGTCACCGATCAGACGGGCGTCCTCGACGCGCTGGGGGCCCCGATCGCGTGGTTCGCGATCTTCTTCCTCTTCGGGTTCGTGCTGCTGGCGGCACTCTTCGCCGCAGCGGCGGCCATGGTGTCGCGCCAGGAAGACATCGGGTCGACGACCACGCCGATCACCATGCTGATCATGGCGCCGTACTTCCTCGTGATCTTCTTCAACGACAACCCCGTCGTGCTGACGATCATGTCGTACGTGCCGTTCTCGGCCCCGGTCGGGATGCCGCTGCGCATGTACATCGGCGACGCGCGGTGGTGGGAGCCGGTGCTGTCGCTGCTGGTCCTGCTCGCCGCGTGCGTGCTCGCGATCGGCCTCGCGGCGCGGATCTACCGCAACTCGCTGCTGCGGATGGGCGCTCGGGTAAAGCTCGCGGAGGCGCTGCGGGGCTGA
- a CDS encoding response regulator, producing the protein MRELRVLLVDDHAMMRAGFRTILSLEDDITVVGEAASGAEALAAAAQLHPDVICMDVQMPDMDGLEATRRLTADPSSSAAVLIVTTFDRDDYLFAALSAGASGFLLKNAGPEELVAAVRVVGAGDALLAPEVTRRVIERFTGEAPAPVASVPPPLPVTEPLTEREAEVLTLVAEALSNAEIAARLFIGEATVKTHVSNVLQKLGARDRVQAVVLAHRHGLA; encoded by the coding sequence GTGCGTGAGCTGCGGGTGCTGCTGGTCGACGACCACGCCATGATGCGCGCCGGATTCCGCACCATCCTGTCGCTCGAAGACGACATCACGGTGGTGGGCGAGGCGGCTTCGGGTGCCGAAGCGCTGGCCGCGGCGGCACAGCTGCATCCGGATGTCATCTGCATGGACGTGCAGATGCCCGACATGGACGGCCTCGAAGCCACCCGCCGACTCACGGCGGACCCCTCCTCGAGCGCCGCGGTCCTGATCGTCACCACCTTCGACCGCGACGACTACCTCTTCGCCGCTCTCTCCGCCGGAGCCAGCGGCTTCCTCCTCAAGAACGCCGGTCCCGAAGAGCTGGTCGCGGCCGTGCGCGTGGTGGGTGCCGGCGACGCGCTGCTGGCCCCGGAGGTCACGCGTCGGGTCATCGAGCGCTTCACCGGAGAGGCGCCGGCACCCGTGGCATCCGTCCCGCCGCCCCTGCCGGTGACGGAGCCGCTCACCGAGCGCGAGGCGGAGGTGCTCACCCTCGTCGCCGAGGCTCTGAGCAACGCCGAGATCGCCGCACGGCTGTTCATCGGCGAGGCCACGGTCAAGACGCACGTGTCGAACGTGCTCCAGAAGCTCGGCGCCCGCGACCGCGTTCAGGCCGTCGTGCTGGCGCACCGGCACGGCCTGGCCTGA
- a CDS encoding ABC transporter ATP-binding protein encodes MLDLEGITKSYGGRRVLDDVSFTVAPGRLTGFVGGNGAGKTTTMRIALGVLGKDAGTVELNGSPVTTADRRRFGYMPEERGLYPKMKVAEHIAYLARLHGFGKAEATRKATALLERLGLGERLGDLVETLSLGNQQRAQIAASLVHEPDVLILDEPFSGLDPLAVDVVAGVLQEKAAAGAAVLFSSHQLDVVERLCDDLVIIAGGTIRAAGSRDALRAEHATHRYELVSSGDAGWLRDEPGVTVLDFDGGYALFDADDDTTAQRVLRGAVSRGDVASFAPQRPSLAEIFKEVIQ; translated from the coding sequence GTGCTCGATCTGGAGGGCATCACCAAGAGCTACGGCGGCCGCCGCGTGCTCGACGACGTGAGCTTCACCGTCGCTCCCGGCCGGCTGACGGGCTTCGTCGGCGGCAACGGGGCCGGCAAGACCACCACCATGCGCATCGCGCTGGGCGTGCTCGGCAAAGACGCGGGGACGGTCGAGCTCAACGGCTCCCCCGTCACCACCGCCGACCGGCGCCGGTTCGGCTACATGCCGGAGGAGCGCGGGCTGTACCCGAAGATGAAGGTCGCCGAGCACATCGCCTACCTCGCGCGCCTCCACGGCTTCGGCAAGGCCGAGGCCACGCGCAAGGCCACGGCCCTGCTCGAGCGACTCGGACTCGGCGAGCGCCTCGGCGACCTCGTCGAGACGCTCTCGCTCGGCAATCAGCAGCGGGCCCAGATCGCGGCATCCCTCGTGCACGAACCCGACGTGCTCATCCTCGACGAGCCGTTCTCCGGACTCGATCCGCTCGCCGTCGACGTCGTGGCCGGTGTGCTGCAGGAGAAGGCGGCGGCGGGTGCGGCGGTGCTGTTCTCCTCGCACCAGCTCGACGTCGTCGAACGCCTCTGCGACGACCTGGTGATCATCGCCGGCGGCACGATCCGGGCCGCGGGCAGCCGGGACGCGCTCCGCGCCGAACACGCGACGCACCGCTACGAGCTGGTGTCGAGTGGCGATGCGGGGTGGCTGCGCGATGAGCCCGGCGTCACCGTGCTCGACTTCGACGGCGGATACGCCCTCTTCGATGCCGACGACGACACGACCGCCCAGCGAGTGCTCCGCGGCGCCGTCTCCCGCGGCGACGTGGCGAGCTTCGCACCGCAGAGACCGTCTCTCGCCGAGATCTTCAAGGAGGTCATCCAGTGA
- a CDS encoding glycoside hydrolase family 15 protein, whose protein sequence is MTTPIADYALLSNCRSAALVSSAGRIDWLCLPRYDSGSMFGALLGDESHGAWSLRPADPEARATRRYDGDTFVLVTRWETATGIAEVYDAMPVDEGVEAVIRRVVGVSGEVDFVSEVLLRFDYARAVPWVRQVGHDGEHVILAVAGPDAVTIRGPRLIAADTAHRGRWTTTAGSSVDSVLAWGPSWRDAPPGFDVEAALERTREWWSAWADRVQSAGTHAALVTRSLMVLRALTHSETGGIVAAATTSLPESFGGSRNWDYRYVWLRDAALTLSAYIDHGYLDAAQHWRTWLLRAIAGDPADVQIMYGVAGERDLPERELAGLPGYGGAAPVRIGNGAVDQYQADVIGEVMVALEAARDAGVDETTFSWSLQRALLDQLAREVDKPDLGIWEMRGDPHFFTHSRAMVWAAFDRGIRAVERDGHEGDVDTWRALRDHVRADIDARGVHAGGWFTQHFDTDEVDASLLVLPQVGFCAYDDPRMLATVARMEETLMPDGWLLRYRTTGVDGLTGDEHPFLACSFWLVGQYARSGRRDEAAALMKKLTAVANDLGLLSEEYDPTTGRQAGNTPQALSHLALVGAADALDATAPGPVDG, encoded by the coding sequence GTGACGACTCCGATCGCCGACTACGCGCTCCTCAGCAACTGCCGTTCCGCCGCGCTCGTGTCGTCCGCGGGGCGCATCGACTGGCTCTGTCTGCCGCGGTACGACAGCGGGTCGATGTTCGGCGCGCTCCTCGGCGACGAGTCGCACGGGGCATGGTCGCTGCGCCCGGCCGACCCCGAGGCGCGGGCGACCCGCCGCTACGACGGCGACACCTTCGTGCTCGTCACGCGCTGGGAGACCGCCACCGGTATCGCGGAGGTCTATGACGCGATGCCCGTCGACGAGGGCGTCGAGGCGGTCATCCGCCGGGTGGTCGGGGTGTCGGGAGAGGTCGACTTCGTCAGCGAGGTGCTCCTGCGCTTCGATTACGCGCGCGCGGTGCCGTGGGTGCGGCAGGTCGGGCACGACGGAGAACACGTCATCCTCGCCGTCGCCGGTCCCGACGCTGTCACCATCCGAGGCCCCCGGCTGATCGCCGCCGACACCGCCCACCGCGGTCGGTGGACGACGACGGCCGGTTCGAGCGTCGACTCGGTGCTCGCGTGGGGTCCCTCGTGGCGGGACGCACCGCCGGGGTTCGACGTCGAGGCCGCGCTCGAACGCACGCGCGAGTGGTGGTCCGCATGGGCCGACCGCGTGCAGTCCGCCGGGACGCACGCGGCGCTCGTCACGCGCTCGCTCATGGTGCTCCGCGCGCTCACCCACTCCGAGACCGGGGGGATCGTCGCGGCAGCGACCACGTCGCTCCCCGAGTCCTTCGGCGGTTCGCGCAACTGGGACTACCGCTACGTCTGGCTCCGCGACGCCGCGCTCACCCTGAGCGCGTACATCGACCACGGATACCTGGATGCCGCGCAGCACTGGCGCACCTGGCTGCTGCGGGCGATCGCGGGAGACCCGGCCGACGTGCAGATCATGTACGGCGTCGCCGGTGAGCGGGACCTGCCCGAGCGCGAGCTCGCCGGCCTTCCGGGCTACGGGGGAGCGGCGCCGGTGCGCATCGGCAACGGCGCCGTCGACCAGTATCAGGCCGACGTGATCGGCGAGGTGATGGTGGCGCTCGAGGCAGCGCGCGACGCCGGCGTCGACGAGACGACGTTCTCGTGGTCGTTGCAGCGGGCGCTGCTCGACCAGTTGGCGAGGGAGGTCGACAAGCCCGACCTCGGCATCTGGGAGATGCGCGGCGACCCGCACTTCTTCACCCACTCGCGCGCAATGGTGTGGGCGGCGTTCGACCGCGGCATCCGGGCCGTCGAGCGGGACGGGCACGAGGGCGACGTCGACACCTGGCGAGCCCTGCGCGATCACGTGCGCGCCGACATCGACGCGCGCGGTGTGCACGCGGGCGGCTGGTTCACGCAGCACTTCGACACCGACGAGGTCGATGCATCGCTGCTCGTGCTGCCGCAGGTGGGTTTCTGCGCGTACGACGACCCCCGGATGCTGGCCACCGTCGCCCGCATGGAAGAGACGCTCATGCCCGACGGCTGGCTGCTGCGTTACCGCACCACCGGGGTCGACGGACTGACGGGCGACGAGCACCCGTTCCTCGCGTGCTCGTTCTGGCTCGTCGGGCAGTACGCCCGCAGCGGCCGCCGCGACGAGGCGGCGGCTCTGATGAAGAAGCTGACGGCGGTCGCCAACGACCTCGGGCTGCTGTCGGAGGAGTACGACCCGACCACCGGACGTCAGGCGGGCAACACCCCCCAGGCGTTGTCGCACCTCGCTCTGGTGGGCGCCGCCGATGCTCTGGATGCCACGGCCCCCGGGCCCGTCGACGGCTGA
- a CDS encoding RNA polymerase sigma factor, translated as MSTDTDISRRVAAIWRIEGARIVATLARVVGDLATAEDLAQDAVAEALVQWPRDGVPHNPGAWLTAVAKRRAIDGWRREQNLSQKYRLIGADLTEISDAEWQPIDDDVLRLVFAACHPVLAREAQVALTLKVVSGLDTDAIARLFLVPVPTMQQRIVRAKKALSAAHVPFAVPDPAEWPARLGAVLSVIYLIFTEGYAASAGDAVLRTELAHEAVRLGRVVNRLLPREPEALGLTALMEVQASRFATRVDAHGDAVLLADQDRRRWDRSAIARGAALLDRADALGQGRGPYQLQAAIALCHARAASVEATDWDRIVLLYETLGRIAPSPVVELNRAVAVSMASGPLEALALVDALASTGALRGSHLIPSVRGELLSRLGLTREARAELSAAAELTRNEREAALLRRKYEALPL; from the coding sequence ATGAGCACCGACACCGACATCTCGCGCCGCGTCGCGGCGATCTGGCGCATCGAAGGCGCCCGGATCGTCGCGACGCTCGCGCGCGTGGTCGGCGACCTCGCCACCGCCGAGGACCTGGCCCAGGATGCCGTCGCCGAGGCCCTCGTGCAGTGGCCGCGCGACGGCGTGCCGCACAACCCGGGCGCCTGGCTGACGGCGGTCGCGAAGCGGCGGGCGATCGACGGGTGGCGGCGCGAGCAGAACCTGAGTCAGAAGTACCGGCTGATCGGCGCGGATCTGACGGAGATCTCGGATGCCGAGTGGCAACCGATCGACGACGACGTGCTGCGTCTGGTGTTCGCCGCGTGCCATCCGGTGCTCGCGCGCGAGGCGCAGGTGGCCCTGACGCTGAAGGTGGTGAGCGGCCTCGACACCGATGCCATCGCGCGTCTCTTCCTCGTGCCGGTGCCCACCATGCAGCAGCGGATCGTCCGGGCGAAGAAGGCACTGTCGGCCGCGCACGTGCCCTTCGCCGTGCCCGACCCCGCGGAGTGGCCGGCACGCCTCGGCGCCGTGCTCAGCGTGATCTACCTGATCTTCACGGAGGGGTACGCCGCGAGCGCCGGCGATGCGGTGCTGCGCACCGAGCTCGCGCACGAGGCGGTGCGTCTGGGCCGCGTCGTCAACCGCCTTCTCCCTCGTGAACCGGAGGCCCTGGGCCTGACGGCGCTCATGGAAGTGCAGGCGTCGCGCTTCGCCACCCGCGTGGATGCGCACGGGGATGCCGTGCTCCTCGCCGACCAGGACCGTCGTCGCTGGGACCGCTCGGCGATCGCCCGCGGCGCGGCGCTGCTCGACCGCGCCGACGCCCTCGGCCAGGGGCGCGGGCCCTACCAGCTGCAGGCGGCCATCGCCCTGTGTCACGCACGGGCCGCGAGTGTCGAAGCGACCGACTGGGACCGGATCGTGCTGCTGTACGAGACGCTCGGCCGGATCGCCCCCAGCCCCGTGGTCGAACTCAATCGCGCGGTCGCCGTGTCGATGGCATCCGGTCCCCTCGAAGCGCTCGCTCTCGTCGACGCGCTGGCATCGACCGGGGCGCTGCGAGGCTCGCATCTCATCCCCTCGGTGCGGGGGGAGCTGCTGTCGCGGCTGGGCCTGACGCGCGAGGCGCGCGCGGAGCTGTCGGCCGCAGCGGAGCTGACACGCAACGAGCGCGAGGCGGCCCTCCTGCGACGCAAGTACGAGGCACTGCCTCTCTAA
- a CDS encoding nitroreductase family protein: protein MSLVLDRTARTDAPILDVLAERWSTRVFDPETPIDEEALRSALEAARWAPSGMNYQPWRFIVARRGSEAFGRIVSALMGFNQAWAPNAGALVVALAETETADGEARTWALYDTGQAVGHFTVQAHAGGLATHQMGGFVADDLRAAFDVDARFVPVTVIAVGALGDVDAAEEGLRQRELAPRERRAVAESLLVDE from the coding sequence ATGTCCCTCGTCCTCGACCGCACCGCCCGCACCGACGCCCCCATCCTCGACGTGCTCGCCGAGCGTTGGAGCACCCGCGTCTTCGACCCCGAGACCCCCATCGACGAGGAAGCGCTGCGTTCGGCCCTCGAGGCCGCCCGCTGGGCGCCGTCCGGCATGAACTACCAGCCGTGGCGCTTCATCGTCGCCCGCCGGGGATCGGAGGCATTCGGCCGCATCGTCTCCGCGCTGATGGGCTTCAACCAGGCGTGGGCCCCCAACGCCGGTGCCCTCGTGGTCGCGCTGGCCGAGACCGAGACCGCCGACGGCGAGGCTCGCACCTGGGCGCTGTACGACACCGGTCAGGCCGTCGGTCACTTCACCGTCCAGGCGCACGCCGGTGGTCTCGCGACGCACCAGATGGGCGGCTTCGTCGCCGATGACCTCCGCGCCGCCTTCGACGTCGACGCACGTTTCGTCCCCGTGACGGTCATCGCCGTCGGCGCCCTGGGCGACGTCGACGCCGCGGAGGAGGGCCTGCGTCAGCGCGAGCTCGCCCCCCGCGAGCGCCGCGCGGTCGCGGAGTCGCTGCTCGTCGACGAGTAA